A stretch of the Filimonas lacunae genome encodes the following:
- a CDS encoding nucleoside triphosphate pyrophosphohydrolase family protein codes for MNSNDFDEIVSRTLAIRQQYHQLEVQHHSSEWTVEEDALAYLTDAGLVGRNVMSQQQRWPKANTQEELTHKLGENIWWLIVLAERSGIDIKKAVNDFLTKTEALF; via the coding sequence ATGAACAGTAACGATTTTGACGAAATAGTAAGCCGCACACTGGCCATAAGGCAACAATATCATCAACTGGAAGTTCAGCATCACAGCAGTGAATGGACAGTGGAAGAAGACGCGCTCGCCTACCTTACAGATGCCGGTCTGGTGGGAAGAAATGTTATGTCGCAACAGCAACGCTGGCCTAAAGCCAATACGCAGGAAGAACTCACTCACAAACTGGGCGAAAACATCTGGTGGCTGATAGTATTAGCAGAAAGAAGCGGCATTGATATAAAGAAAGCAGTGAACGACTTCCTCACAAAAACAGAAGCACTGTTTTAA
- a CDS encoding ABC transporter permease — translation MFRNYLKIAFRNLARNKVYSFINIAGLSIGLACAMLILLYVKDEVSFDRFHQQVAHIYRIVQKGKDKGVEFDDSNTGYLQGPRFTKNVAGITSFVRVLSNSEDFKQGAEVESRDVLFVDSSFFSIFSFPLIEGDARTCLQEVRSVVLTAEMAKKQFGTTHAVGKTMMVRKDSVFVPYTVTAVTGNCPQNSTLQYKILMPLEVPEDERSDESWFNFSLNTFVVLDDKADAAKLSANMTNFYRQDAEAAYKSLLTKYAGIGFQLGSYYLQPMLDIHTSTRLPAQNGLQHRSSPMYSYILSGIALFVLLIACINFVNLTVARSVKRSKEIGIRKVVGGNRKQLIVQFLGESFLLCAIAFLLAVVLAMLVLPIFNQLANKELAIAYLLDVKLVVSYLVLFLVTSVLAGFYPALVLSGYNPVETLYRRFHLKGGNLLQKSLIVLQFTLASLLIVATLTIYAQFSFLTKTNLGYDDSNVVVVDKSRLSHEQATAFKNALLRYPGIVSASPKNSSHWTTAAKLESDSTIMFTYETVDDAFLPMMKIPVIQGRNFSAEYPSDSSRAVIVNESFVKQAGWKNPLGQTVNFFFHKKKYQVIGVVKDYHYLSLNQKIGPQLFTMTRDNDYGRMYIKIRPDAVTASLQFIRKTFHEWFPVSPYSYIFKNEEMLKDYETEARWKRIILFGAVLTIFISCIGMFGLSVLSAEKRTKEIGVRKVLGASVNSIVLMLSRDFVKLVLLSLLISFSASWFILNKWLENYPYRIALHGGIYAWAGISVLLIALLTVSFQAVKAAVAAPVKSLRTD, via the coding sequence GTGTTTAGAAACTACCTGAAAATAGCTTTTAGAAACCTGGCCCGTAACAAAGTATATTCTTTTATCAATATTGCCGGATTAAGCATTGGATTAGCCTGTGCCATGCTTATCCTGTTGTATGTGAAGGATGAGGTAAGCTTCGACCGGTTTCACCAGCAGGTGGCGCATATTTATCGCATCGTTCAAAAAGGAAAAGATAAAGGAGTAGAGTTTGACGATAGCAATACGGGGTATCTGCAAGGTCCGCGTTTTACCAAAAATGTAGCAGGTATTACTTCTTTTGTGCGGGTGTTAAGCAACTCGGAAGATTTTAAGCAGGGAGCGGAAGTGGAAAGTCGCGACGTGTTGTTTGTTGATTCTTCTTTCTTTTCCATATTCTCTTTTCCACTGATAGAAGGTGATGCACGCACCTGTTTACAGGAGGTTCGCTCTGTAGTGCTTACAGCGGAAATGGCTAAAAAGCAGTTTGGTACCACGCATGCCGTGGGTAAAACGATGATGGTAAGAAAAGATAGTGTGTTTGTGCCTTACACAGTTACAGCAGTTACAGGCAACTGTCCGCAAAACTCCACCCTGCAATACAAGATATTAATGCCACTGGAAGTGCCGGAGGATGAGCGGAGTGATGAAAGCTGGTTTAACTTTTCCCTTAATACTTTTGTGGTGCTGGATGATAAAGCCGATGCGGCAAAGCTGTCTGCCAACATGACTAATTTTTACAGGCAGGATGCGGAAGCTGCTTATAAATCGCTGCTGACAAAGTATGCCGGCATAGGTTTTCAGCTGGGATCTTATTATCTACAGCCTATGCTGGACATTCACACCAGTACCAGGCTGCCTGCTCAAAATGGTTTGCAACACCGTAGTTCTCCCATGTATTCCTATATCCTTTCCGGTATTGCTTTATTCGTGTTGTTAATAGCCTGTATCAATTTCGTGAACCTTACTGTTGCGCGTTCTGTAAAACGTTCCAAAGAAATCGGTATTCGCAAAGTGGTAGGTGGCAACCGGAAACAACTGATAGTGCAGTTTCTGGGCGAGTCGTTCCTGCTTTGTGCTATTGCTTTTTTGCTGGCAGTAGTATTGGCCATGTTGGTACTGCCCATCTTTAACCAGCTTGCCAACAAAGAGCTTGCTATTGCTTATTTGCTCGATGTCAAACTGGTGGTAAGTTATCTGGTCTTATTCCTGGTAACGAGTGTATTGGCAGGATTTTATCCGGCATTGGTGCTGAGTGGGTATAATCCTGTAGAAACTTTGTACCGCCGCTTTCATTTAAAAGGGGGTAATCTTTTGCAAAAATCGCTTATCGTGTTGCAGTTTACCCTGGCGTCTTTGCTGATAGTGGCCACGCTTACTATTTATGCCCAGTTCTCTTTTCTTACCAAAACCAATTTGGGGTACGACGATAGCAATGTGGTAGTAGTGGATAAAAGCAGGCTTAGTCATGAGCAGGCTACTGCTTTTAAAAATGCTTTGCTCAGGTATCCGGGTATTGTATCTGCTTCTCCCAAAAACAGTAGTCACTGGACTACTGCTGCCAAACTGGAGAGTGATTCCACTATTATGTTTACTTATGAAACGGTAGACGATGCTTTTTTGCCTATGATGAAAATACCAGTTATCCAGGGCCGTAATTTTTCGGCCGAATATCCTTCCGATTCTTCTCGTGCTGTAATAGTCAATGAATCTTTTGTAAAACAGGCCGGCTGGAAAAATCCTTTGGGCCAAACTGTTAATTTCTTCTTTCACAAAAAGAAATACCAGGTAATAGGTGTAGTAAAAGATTATCATTATTTGTCTTTAAATCAAAAGATTGGCCCGCAGTTATTTACTATGACAAGGGATAACGATTATGGCCGCATGTATATTAAAATAAGGCCGGATGCAGTAACGGCCAGTTTGCAATTCATTCGCAAAACCTTCCACGAATGGTTTCCGGTAAGTCCTTATTCTTATATATTTAAGAATGAAGAAATGCTGAAAGACTATGAAACTGAAGCCCGCTGGAAGCGTATCATCCTGTTTGGTGCGGTGTTGACTATTTTTATTTCCTGCATAGGTATGTTTGGTTTGTCTGTGCTGTCTGCCGAAAAACGTACCAAGGAAATTGGGGTGCGTAAAGTGCTGGGGGCTTCTGTTAACAGTATTGTATTGATGCTGTCGCGCGATTTTGTAAAACTGGTGCTGCTGTCGCTGCTGATTTCCTTTTCTGCTTCGTGGTTTATTTTGAATAAATGGCTGGAGAATTATCCCTACCGTATTGCCTTGCACGGGGGCATTTATGCCTGGGCCGGTATTTCGGTATTATTAATAGCCTTGTTAACGGTGAGCTTTCAGGCGGTGAAAGCTGCTGTTGCAGCTCCTGTAAAAAGCTTGCGGACTGATTGA
- a CDS encoding helix-turn-helix domain-containing protein — translation MKKQPVIFQSLFQLHQAMGQPAPTHPLISIINYGEAIFNPEDFEQGIILDFYKISFKTSFKGKLRYGQGFYDFEAGGMSFIAPGQLLKMQEEEANYEGMSLHIHPDFLRPYPVGTTIKQYGFFSYSAAEALYLSDKEKATILSVYRFIQDELSERIDKFSQDVIISQIELLLNYSNRFYDRQFITRKAVNHDILSQLEQLLDNYFNDEQSLLKGLPSVNWLSEQLHLTPRYISDLLRKLTGQNTQQLIHDKVIEKAKAYLAKDHLTVQEIAFQLGFEHPQSFNKLFKSKTSLSPSDYKKSLMN, via the coding sequence GTGAAAAAGCAACCTGTTATATTCCAATCGTTGTTTCAGTTGCACCAGGCAATGGGGCAGCCTGCTCCTACGCACCCGCTTATCAGCATTATCAATTACGGGGAAGCCATCTTTAACCCGGAAGATTTTGAGCAGGGTATTATACTGGACTTTTATAAAATCTCCTTCAAAACCAGTTTTAAGGGAAAGCTCAGATACGGACAGGGCTTTTACGATTTTGAAGCAGGCGGCATGTCGTTTATAGCTCCGGGGCAACTACTAAAAATGCAGGAGGAAGAAGCCAATTATGAAGGCATGAGCCTGCATATTCACCCCGATTTCTTACGCCCCTACCCTGTAGGCACAACGATAAAGCAATATGGCTTTTTCAGTTATTCCGCTGCAGAAGCCTTGTATCTTTCAGATAAAGAAAAAGCAACCATACTAAGCGTATACCGCTTTATACAGGATGAGTTAAGTGAGCGGATTGACAAATTCAGCCAGGATGTAATTATTTCACAGATTGAACTGCTGCTGAATTACAGCAACCGCTTTTACGATCGCCAGTTTATTACCCGCAAAGCCGTTAACCACGACATCTTAAGCCAGTTAGAGCAATTGCTGGACAACTACTTTAACGATGAGCAATCTTTGCTAAAAGGGCTACCTTCTGTGAATTGGTTATCGGAACAGCTACACTTAACACCGCGATATATCAGCGATCTGTTACGAAAACTTACCGGTCAAAATACCCAACAGCTGATACACGATAAGGTAATTGAAAAAGCAAAAGCGTATTTAGCCAAAGACCATTTAACCGTGCAGGAAATTGCGTTTCAACTGGGCTTTGAACATCCGCAATCATTCAACAAGCTTTTCAAAAGCAAAACATCCCTATCGCCATCAGACTATAAAAAAAGCCTGATGAACTAA
- a CDS encoding SDR family oxidoreductase: MQKSIFITGASSGLGKAAALLFQSKGWHVIATMRQPEKATDLAALENVTVLPLDVTDAQQIKDTVAKVLSIHTIDVVLNNAGYGLIGPLEALTGEQIYTQISTNLSGVIHVCKAFTPYFREKRSGTFINITSTFGLLSYPTCSIYSATKFGIDGFSEALAYELAQFNVQVKVVAPGGMQTDFAGRSLQASTHNAYEQLVAKVSEGYSEEQIAQYTKAEEVAQVIYDAATDGKNQLRYIAGKDAIALYNERLTIGAEEQVRKIKAQFIL, encoded by the coding sequence ATGCAAAAGTCCATTTTTATTACAGGCGCCTCATCCGGATTAGGCAAAGCAGCAGCCTTATTATTTCAAAGTAAAGGCTGGCACGTAATAGCCACCATGCGTCAACCAGAAAAGGCTACAGACCTGGCCGCACTGGAAAATGTAACCGTGTTACCCCTGGATGTAACTGACGCCCAACAGATAAAAGATACTGTAGCAAAAGTGCTGTCAATACACACCATAGACGTGGTATTGAACAACGCAGGTTATGGCTTGATAGGCCCACTGGAAGCCTTAACCGGTGAACAGATATACACGCAGATCAGCACTAACCTTTCCGGCGTTATTCACGTGTGCAAAGCATTTACACCTTACTTCCGTGAAAAAAGAAGCGGCACTTTCATTAACATTACCTCCACCTTTGGCCTGTTAAGCTATCCTACCTGCTCTATTTACAGCGCTACCAAATTTGGCATAGATGGCTTTTCAGAAGCGCTGGCATACGAACTGGCACAGTTTAACGTGCAGGTGAAAGTAGTAGCACCCGGCGGTATGCAAACCGATTTTGCAGGCCGCTCGTTACAGGCAAGCACACACAATGCCTATGAGCAACTGGTAGCGAAAGTAAGCGAAGGATACAGTGAAGAGCAGATAGCCCAATACACCAAAGCGGAAGAGGTGGCCCAGGTAATATACGATGCGGCTACGGATGGCAAAAACCAACTGCGCTATATAGCCGGTAAAGACGCTATTGCTTTATACAACGAACGACTTACCATAGGTGCAGAAGAACAGGTACGGAAAATAAAGGCACAGTTTATCCTTTAA
- a CDS encoding MBL fold metallo-hydrolase translates to MFFQLVYDKTLAQASYLIGCQAKGVAMVIDAKRDIDTYLAVAQQNHLKITHIAETHIHADFLSGSRELAAVTGASIYLSDEGGPDWQYQFPHIGLTHGSKIEVGNLTFEVLHTPGHTPESISFLLTDNPASTAPVMLFTGDFVFVGDIGRPDLLEKAAGLIGTQEQGARQMFKSIRQFTTLPAHIQLWPGHGAGSACGKALGAVPSSTVGYEKIRNWAFQFENDQEGFVHNLLEGQPEPPTYFAMMKKLNKEDRPLLIEVPKHAKLDNEAFLHAYHNGIKVIDTRSFTDFAKGFIPGSINIHGNNAFATWMGWIMNYQEQFILVTSDAQINELTRKLMRIGMDNILGYITDVNEPGIPLQQGNQATLEELTSYAASNELQILDVRNKSEFDTAHINGASHVFVGTLLQHLDKVAKDKQVITLCQNGTRAALAYSLLRKNGYENVKNFPGGMKEWTAAGLPVE, encoded by the coding sequence ATGTTTTTCCAGCTTGTATATGATAAAACGTTAGCCCAGGCCAGCTACTTAATCGGCTGCCAGGCAAAAGGCGTTGCTATGGTGATTGATGCCAAAAGAGATATTGACACCTACCTGGCGGTGGCTCAACAAAACCACCTGAAGATTACCCACATTGCCGAAACGCATATACATGCCGATTTTCTGAGCGGCTCGCGGGAGCTGGCAGCGGTAACGGGTGCCAGTATCTACCTTTCTGATGAAGGTGGGCCAGACTGGCAATACCAGTTTCCACATATCGGCCTTACGCATGGTAGTAAAATAGAAGTAGGCAACCTCACTTTTGAGGTATTGCATACACCCGGTCATACACCGGAAAGCATTAGCTTTTTATTAACCGACAACCCGGCTTCTACAGCACCCGTAATGCTATTTACCGGCGACTTTGTGTTTGTGGGAGATATAGGCCGTCCCGATCTGCTGGAAAAAGCGGCAGGCCTTATCGGCACACAGGAACAGGGAGCACGGCAGATGTTTAAGAGTATTCGGCAGTTTACCACCCTGCCCGCTCATATACAGTTATGGCCGGGGCACGGCGCAGGTTCTGCCTGTGGCAAAGCCCTGGGCGCTGTACCCAGCTCTACCGTAGGCTATGAAAAAATCAGGAACTGGGCTTTTCAATTTGAAAACGACCAGGAAGGCTTTGTACACAACTTACTGGAAGGACAACCAGAACCGCCTACCTATTTTGCCATGATGAAAAAGCTGAATAAGGAAGATCGTCCCTTATTGATAGAAGTACCCAAGCATGCCAAACTGGATAATGAAGCTTTCTTACATGCATACCATAATGGAATAAAAGTAATTGACACCCGCTCCTTTACCGACTTTGCCAAAGGCTTTATTCCCGGCAGCATTAATATACATGGCAATAACGCTTTTGCCACCTGGATGGGCTGGATTATGAATTACCAGGAACAGTTTATACTGGTAACCAGCGATGCACAAATCAATGAACTTACCCGAAAGCTGATGCGCATTGGCATGGATAATATACTGGGTTATATTACCGACGTAAATGAGCCAGGCATCCCCTTGCAACAAGGCAACCAGGCTACTTTGGAAGAGCTTACCTCTTATGCAGCCAGCAACGAGTTGCAGATACTGGACGTTCGCAACAAAAGTGAATTTGATACAGCGCATATCAACGGGGCCAGCCATGTATTTGTAGGCACCTTATTGCAACACCTGGATAAGGTTGCGAAAGACAAACAGGTAATAACTCTTTGCCAGAACGGCACCAGGGCTGCACTGGCTTATTCCCTGCTGAGAAAGAACGGGTATGAGAACGTTAAAAACTTTCCGGGCGGCATGAAGGAATGGACAGCAGCAGGGTTACCGGTAGAATAA
- a CDS encoding nuclear transport factor 2 family protein, whose product MNITSFIEGWITAGNQYDTEQYLGYYLPDAILDDPSVGRKFTKHKGIKDYFESYFIGYQTQTEIAHITIHDSTHAHLEVVFTGEFPEGKIRGTFDFTFRENKIAFVKANLLHD is encoded by the coding sequence ATGAACATTACCAGTTTTATAGAAGGCTGGATAACAGCCGGCAATCAATACGATACCGAACAATACCTGGGTTATTATTTACCCGATGCTATTTTGGATGATCCGTCCGTAGGTAGAAAGTTTACTAAACACAAAGGCATCAAAGATTACTTTGAAAGTTATTTCATAGGTTATCAAACACAAACCGAAATAGCCCACATTACCATTCACGACAGCACACACGCACACCTGGAAGTAGTGTTTACAGGCGAATTTCCCGAAGGCAAAATCAGGGGAACGTTTGATTTCACCTTCCGGGAAAACAAAATAGCTTTTGTAAAAGCCAATCTATTACACGATTAA
- a CDS encoding LacI family DNA-binding transcriptional regulator yields the protein MKPNTTLKKLSHTLGLSISTVSRALKNHPDISEATRQKVWELANVLEYEPNTYAINLRTNNSKLFGLIVPVISSYFYDSLIASLEEEARLHGYSLLILQSGDDPLVEQANLKLCKQNRVAGVFAAVTKETLDITSFLKLSENDIPVIFLDKVPTYAHCNKICVADADAARIAAETLLSHKKKKILALFGNSHLSITRERQKAFRTSIDESGKKVRLFIQEANHPAEACERILKAWAATAKPDAIFCMSDEILTGVMKAVQQLKLNIPEDAGIIAISNGFIPQLYYPEITYVETSGFKLGKLAYTRMMAIMAGSSFIQQMQVDALLVKGGSI from the coding sequence ATGAAGCCAAATACAACATTGAAAAAGCTTTCCCACACACTTGGTTTAAGCATCTCTACCGTTTCACGCGCATTAAAAAACCACCCCGACATTTCCGAAGCTACCCGGCAAAAAGTATGGGAACTGGCTAATGTGCTGGAATATGAACCCAACACCTATGCCATTAACCTTCGCACCAACAACAGTAAGCTGTTTGGTTTGATTGTGCCGGTAATATCCAGTTATTTTTACGACTCGCTGATTGCTTCACTGGAAGAAGAAGCACGCCTGCATGGCTATTCCCTGCTGATACTGCAATCGGGAGATGATCCGTTAGTGGAACAGGCTAACCTGAAGCTATGCAAACAAAACCGCGTGGCAGGAGTATTTGCTGCGGTTACTAAAGAAACGCTTGATATTACTTCCTTCCTAAAACTGTCAGAAAACGATATTCCGGTTATCTTCCTGGACAAGGTACCCACTTATGCCCATTGCAATAAGATATGTGTGGCAGATGCCGATGCCGCCAGGATAGCAGCCGAAACATTATTATCGCATAAAAAGAAAAAAATATTAGCATTGTTCGGCAACAGCCATTTGAGTATTACCCGCGAACGGCAAAAAGCTTTTCGCACCAGTATAGACGAAAGCGGCAAAAAAGTAAGGCTTTTTATACAGGAGGCCAATCACCCCGCAGAGGCCTGTGAACGCATATTGAAAGCCTGGGCTGCTACCGCAAAACCGGATGCCATATTTTGCATGAGTGATGAAATTCTTACCGGAGTAATGAAGGCTGTGCAGCAACTAAAATTGAACATTCCGGAAGATGCTGGAATCATAGCCATCAGCAATGGATTTATTCCCCAGCTGTATTATCCGGAAATAACCTATGTAGAAACCAGCGGCTTTAAGCTGGGCAAACTGGCCTATACACGTATGATGGCAATTATGGCAGGCAGCAGTTTTATTCAACAAATGCAGGTAGACGCTTTACTGGTAAAAGGAGGATCTATTTAA
- a CDS encoding TonB-dependent receptor, protein MKTSFSILAFLLYALSLAAQEPQKISGHVLSYKNEPLSGATVWVTPGNKVVTTDSTGVFTVTVPAGKSVTIKVSFTGYETTEQTLNEASVNKPLLFVLKSDVLALSDVIVVGNTSPRSKLNSSISVSTLRPDDVQKAAPRTTAEIFRSIPGIRAEASGGDGNTNITVRGVPISSGGSKYLQLQEDGLPVLQFGDIAFATADIFLRADATIGRIEAIRGGSASTLATNSPAGIINFISKTGAVEGGGVAVSSGLDYGNFRTDFNYGAPIGNGVSYFVGGFYRVGQGPRTAGFAANNGGQLKFNINKQFSNGYVRLYAKYLNDRAAAYMPMPLQVTGTNSDPVYSNVPGFDAKKGALQSAYLLQDMGTGVNGELRRADVSDGMHPVSKTIGVELAFDLDNNWRIENRGRLAMNNGRFIAPFPAQVGSTASVLSTIAGATGWNLANARLSYANDGSAYTGSNAMLIHMFDVELNNMNNFVNDFKLKKKVEAGDITFGFFKSYQNVGMSWLWSSFLTDVNGNGLRPLLVTNSTGTVMNPGGQLQYGTPVWGNLRRNYDTRYDISAPYVAAALNVTRKLNIDASVRWDIGNVRGSYTGGSTAAKDMNGDGVISANEQKVESIDYNTTKPVKYNYNYGSYSIGANYKLDASKAIFARYSSGAVTKADRILFTSNVMADGSVRGFKDNIDQAELGFKSNYKAVGLFITGFYARVNEQGGFEATTQKVIENHYRSYGVELEAAARISRHFDIRGGATFTKAELTDGANKGNRPRRQSPFIYNLVPTYTAGRLSAGVTAIGTAGSYAQDDNQLKFKGYVLLNPFVSYKFTKALMMSVNANNVTNSLGITEAEENAITPNTTNIIRARSVTGRTIAATIAYQF, encoded by the coding sequence ATGAAAACAAGTTTTTCCATTCTTGCCTTCCTGTTGTATGCCTTGTCTCTGGCGGCACAGGAACCTCAAAAAATTTCCGGTCATGTATTGAGTTATAAGAACGAACCCCTGAGTGGTGCTACTGTGTGGGTAACTCCGGGCAATAAAGTGGTTACAACAGATAGTACAGGTGTTTTTACGGTAACTGTTCCGGCGGGTAAATCTGTAACTATAAAAGTATCTTTTACCGGTTACGAAACAACGGAGCAAACCTTAAACGAGGCATCGGTGAATAAGCCGTTGCTGTTTGTGTTAAAGAGTGATGTGCTGGCGCTTTCAGATGTCATTGTGGTGGGTAACACCAGCCCCCGTTCCAAGTTAAATTCCAGTATTTCGGTGAGTACGCTCAGGCCGGACGATGTGCAAAAAGCAGCACCCCGCACTACGGCAGAAATTTTCCGTTCTATACCGGGTATCCGTGCCGAAGCTTCGGGGGGGGATGGTAATACCAATATTACGGTAAGGGGTGTGCCTATTTCATCGGGAGGGTCCAAATATTTACAATTGCAGGAAGATGGATTGCCGGTGTTGCAGTTTGGTGATATAGCTTTTGCCACTGCAGATATCTTTTTGCGGGCAGATGCTACTATTGGCCGTATTGAAGCTATCAGGGGCGGATCGGCTTCTACGCTGGCCACCAACTCTCCTGCAGGCATTATCAATTTCATTAGTAAAACAGGCGCAGTAGAAGGGGGTGGAGTGGCTGTAAGCTCCGGATTAGACTATGGTAATTTTCGTACCGACTTTAATTATGGCGCGCCCATAGGTAATGGGGTGAGTTATTTTGTAGGCGGATTTTACCGCGTGGGGCAGGGGCCGCGTACTGCCGGGTTTGCAGCCAATAATGGCGGACAGCTGAAATTCAATATTAATAAGCAATTCAGTAATGGTTATGTGCGTTTGTATGCTAAATACCTGAACGATCGTGCAGCAGCCTATATGCCTATGCCTTTGCAGGTTACCGGCACAAACAGTGATCCTGTATATAGCAATGTGCCTGGCTTCGATGCTAAAAAAGGTGCTTTGCAAAGTGCTTACCTGTTACAGGATATGGGCACAGGTGTTAATGGCGAATTGCGCAGGGCGGATGTATCAGATGGTATGCACCCGGTAAGCAAAACAATAGGAGTGGAACTGGCATTTGACCTGGATAATAACTGGCGCATTGAAAACAGGGGCCGCCTGGCTATGAACAACGGCCGGTTTATTGCTCCTTTTCCTGCACAGGTTGGTTCTACGGCTTCTGTTTTGTCTACCATTGCAGGCGCTACCGGCTGGAACCTCGCTAATGCCAGATTATCCTATGCCAATGATGGCAGCGCGTATACAGGCTCCAATGCCATGCTTATCCACATGTTTGATGTAGAACTGAATAACATGAATAATTTTGTAAATGATTTTAAACTGAAAAAGAAAGTAGAAGCAGGTGATATCACTTTCGGTTTCTTTAAATCGTATCAGAATGTAGGCATGTCGTGGTTGTGGAGCTCTTTTCTTACAGATGTAAATGGTAATGGCTTGCGCCCGTTATTGGTTACCAACAGCACCGGCACTGTGATGAATCCGGGGGGACAGTTGCAATATGGTACTCCTGTATGGGGTAATTTGCGCCGCAATTATGATACCCGGTATGATATATCTGCTCCCTATGTAGCTGCTGCATTGAATGTAACCCGCAAACTGAATATTGATGCCAGTGTGCGCTGGGATATAGGCAATGTACGTGGTTCTTACACCGGAGGCAGTACGGCAGCAAAAGATATGAATGGCGATGGTGTTATCAGTGCCAATGAGCAAAAGGTAGAGTCAATTGATTACAATACAACCAAACCGGTAAAATATAATTATAACTATGGTTCTTATTCTATCGGCGCTAACTATAAGCTGGATGCTTCTAAAGCCATTTTTGCCCGCTACAGCAGTGGTGCAGTTACGAAGGCTGATCGTATTCTTTTTACTAGCAATGTGATGGCGGATGGCAGTGTTCGTGGATTTAAGGATAATATAGACCAGGCTGAGCTGGGTTTTAAAAGTAACTACAAAGCAGTAGGTTTGTTTATCACTGGTTTTTATGCCAGGGTAAACGAGCAGGGTGGTTTTGAAGCCACTACGCAAAAGGTAATTGAAAATCACTACCGTTCGTATGGGGTAGAGCTGGAAGCGGCTGCCCGTATTTCCCGTCATTTTGATATAAGAGGAGGCGCCACTTTTACCAAAGCCGAATTAACAGATGGTGCGAATAAAGGTAATCGCCCACGCAGGCAATCTCCTTTTATTTATAACCTGGTGCCTACTTATACAGCTGGCAGGCTGAGTGCAGGGGTTACTGCTATCGGAACAGCCGGATCATATGCACAGGATGACAATCAACTGAAGTTTAAGGGATATGTGTTGCTGAATCCATTTGTAAGCTATAAGTTTACCAAAGCATTGATGATGTCGGTAAATGCCAACAACGTTACTAATTCACTGGGCATTACCGAAGCGGAAGAAAACGCTATTACCCCCAATACTACCAACATTATCCGCGCCCGTTCGGTAACCGGCAGAACCATTGCTGCAACGATTGCGTATCAGTTTTAA